One region of Nitrosopumilaceae archaeon genomic DNA includes:
- a CDS encoding plastocyanin/azurin family copper-binding protein, with the protein MNYLELVEIRFCILGLILAIGISIFMHPSFADTQVIIPLGAANTNTPFSLSPSVLDVKTNETVTWQNNDVASHTVTTGTTSLGFDGRIDSGVITAGKSFSYKFDKTGVFGYYCLFHPWMTGVVNVGSGSTIQPIDTISFSTDKSLYQNGDSILISGKVSNFIPHEQVTVWITNPQGIAIAINHVATESSDNFSTNIPAGGGLWKSNNTYKVYAQYGSRSSISSADIAFESQNYTKTNVSQITLATPLKQIISGISVDSVQCNSDLILVIKTEDGSPACVKSDTATKLFARGWTQSTTQPTSQSDQTSNQIVTLAQNNQEIYLKNGENFLLKLGNNYNWNININDQNIVSRVVNIMVINDAQGIYKSHNLGTTTLTAQGDPLCINSIPRCAMPSILFKINIIVT; encoded by the coding sequence ATGAATTATCTAGAATTGGTTGAGATAAGATTTTGTATTTTAGGCTTGATATTGGCAATAGGTATTAGTATTTTTATGCATCCCTCATTTGCTGATACTCAAGTTATCATACCACTTGGTGCAGCTAATACAAACACACCTTTTTCCTTATCACCTTCTGTGCTTGATGTAAAAACAAATGAAACAGTAACCTGGCAAAACAATGATGTTGCTAGTCATACAGTAACAACAGGTACAACTTCACTTGGATTTGATGGAAGAATCGATAGTGGTGTGATTACTGCTGGCAAATCGTTTTCATACAAGTTTGACAAAACAGGAGTCTTTGGATATTATTGCCTATTTCATCCATGGATGACAGGAGTAGTTAATGTAGGGAGCGGTTCAACAATTCAACCAATAGATACAATTTCTTTCTCAACTGACAAATCATTATATCAAAATGGTGATTCAATATTAATTTCTGGCAAAGTTTCAAATTTTATCCCTCATGAACAAGTTACTGTTTGGATAACAAATCCCCAAGGAATCGCAATAGCAATTAATCATGTGGCGACAGAATCTAGTGATAATTTTTCAACTAACATACCTGCTGGAGGCGGTTTGTGGAAATCTAACAATACGTACAAAGTGTATGCTCAATATGGCTCTAGAAGCTCTATTTCTTCAGCAGATATTGCTTTTGAATCACAAAATTACACTAAAACAAATGTATCTCAAATCACACTTGCTACTCCGCTAAAACAAATCATATCAGGAATAAGTGTAGATAGTGTTCAATGTAACTCTGACCTTATACTTGTAATAAAAACAGAAGACGGTTCCCCCGCCTGTGTAAAGTCTGATACTGCAACAAAACTTTTTGCAAGAGGATGGACACAATCCACTACACAGCCAACTTCTCAATCTGATCAAACTTCAAATCAAATTGTGACACTAGCGCAAAACAACCAAGAAATTTATCTCAAAAACGGTGAAAACTTCCTTTTGAAGCTTGGAAATAATTACAATTGGAATATCAATATAAACGATCAAAATATTGTAAGCAGGGTTGTTAATATCATGGTGATAAATGATGCTCAGGGAATTTATAAATCTCATAATCTTGGGACTACAACACTTACTGCTCAAGGTGATCCACTCTGTATAAACTCAATTCCTAGATGTGCCATGCCTTCAATTTTATTTAAAATAAACATTATTGTCACATAA